One segment of Coffea arabica cultivar ET-39 chromosome 7c, Coffea Arabica ET-39 HiFi, whole genome shotgun sequence DNA contains the following:
- the LOC140010569 gene encoding uncharacterized protein, translating to MASSRDSGSDDGKKSISPFALTSNDNPGNLITHTQLKDTNYEKWAKAIRISLRAKKKNGFIDGSIKQPTDDSNEVEDWWTMNCMIISWIFNTIEPSLRSTISYRETAKELWDDIQQRFFVLNGARVHQLKTEVSKCKQNDDTVMGYYGRLKKIWDDLNDHDPMPVCTCRGCTCNINARLERHSEEEKVHQFLMGLNDTPYSTIRSPIIVTDPLPNMCRVYSQVTEQE from the coding sequence ATGGCGTCTTCAAGGGATTCCGGATCAGATGATGGGAAGAAATCCATATCGCCATTTGCCCTTACGTCAAATGATAATCCAGGAAATCTAATTACTCATACCCAATTGAAAGACACCAACTATGAAAAGTGGGCGAAAGCAATTCGTATTTCACTTcgagcaaagaagaaaaatgggttTATTGATGGTTCAATTAAACAACCAACCGATGACTCAAATGAGGTAGAAGATTGGTGGACTATGAACTGCATGATTATCTCATGGATTTTTAATACGATAGAGCCAAGCCTGCGCTCCACGATCTCCTACAGAGAAACGGCCAAAGAGTTGTGGGATGATATCCAACAACGATTTTTTGTACTCAATGGAGCGAGGGTTCATCAATTAAAAACTGAAGTTTCAAAGTGCAAACAAAATGATGATACCGTTATGGGCTATTACGGTAGACTCAAAAAGATCTGGGATGATCTGAATGATCACGATCCGATGCCGGTGTGCACTTGTCGTGGTTGTACGTGCAATATTAATGCACGGCTGGAAAGGCACAGTGAAGAGGAGAAAGTTCATCAGTTTCTCATGGGACTCAATGACACTCCTTACAGCACCATTCGGTCCCCCATAATAGTAACTGATCCCCTACCTAACATGTGCCGAGTCTACTCGCAGGTGACGGAACAGGAGTAG